The following DNA comes from Burkholderia sp. HI2500.
GAACGCGCAGCAGGTCGTCGAACTGGCGATCAAGCACCGGCTGCGCGCGGTGAGCTACGGCCGCGGGCCCGATGCGAAGACGATCCGCCGCTTCAAGGATGCCGGCATCGTCTGCATGCCGACCGTCGGCGCACCGAAGCATGCGGCGAAAGCGGTTGAACTCGGCGCGGACATCGTGACGGTGCAGGGCGCGGAAGGCGGCGGCCACACCGGCTCGGTGCCGACCACGCTGCTGCTGCCGAAGGTGCTCGACGCGGTGCGCGTGCCGGTGGTCGCGGCCGGCGGGTTCTTCGACGGGCGCGGGCTGGCTGCTGCGCTCGCGTACGGCGCGGCCGGCATCGCGATGGGCACGCGCTTCCTGATGAGCGCCGAATCGCCGGTGCCGCGCGAGACGCTCGAGCGCTACGTCGCGGTCGGCGACCCGGCACGCATCCGCGTGTCGGACGCGCTCGACGGGCTGCCGCAACGGATGATCGACAACCCGTACCTGATGAAGCTCGAACGCTTCGGCCCGCTGCGCCGCACGTGGTTCGCGTTGAAGACGGCGGAAGCCTGGCGGCGCCAGAACGGGCTGAGCACCGGCGACATGCTCGGCCTCGCGCTCAAGGCACTGCGCTCGCATGACTACACCGCCAGCCAGACGCTGATGGCCGCGAACGCGCCGTTCCTGATCCAGCGCGCGATCGTCGAAGGCCGCCCGGATGAAGGCGTGCTGCCGAGCGGCCAGGCGGCCGCGATGATCGGCGCGATCGAATCGTGCGACGCATTGATCGCACGGATCGTCGCGGACGCCGGCGAGCGGCTCGACGCACTGGCCGCGCTGCGCGGCGCGCCGGCCGCACGGGCTGCGTGAAAACATAACAGGGAGGCTTTGGAGATGACAGCATCCAACCAACCGGCCGGCGCGACGCCGTTCCGGATCGATCGTGCCGATGGCATCGCCGAACTGGTGATCGCCCATCCGCCCGTAAACGCGCTCGACGCACAGGGCTGGCTTGCGCTCTCGCGCGCGCTCGACGCGCTCGGCGCGGACGACGACGTGCGCGTGATCATCGTACGCGGCGAAGGGCGCGGCTTCTGCGCGGGCGTCGACATCAAGGAACTGGCCGCGCATCCGGAGCGGATCGTGGCGGTCAACGCGGGCAACTACGAGACGTTCCGCGCGGTGCACCGCAACCCGAAGCCGGTGATCGCGGCCGTGCACGGCTTCGTGCTCGGCGGCGGGATCGGCATCTGCGGGGCGGCGGACATCGTCGTCGCGGCCGACTGCGCGCGCTTCGGCGTGCCCGAGATCGACCGCGGCGCGATGGGCGGCGGCGCGCACCTGCAGCGGCTGTTCGGCGTGCAGAAGGTGCGCGCGATGTACTTCACCGGCGACATGATCGACGCGGCGGAAGCTTACCGGCTCGGCGCGGTCGAGCAGGTCGTGACGCGCGACGCGCTGCGCGACGCGGCGCTCGCGATCGCCCGCAAGATCGCGACGAAGAGCCCGGCGATGGTGCGGCTCGCGAAGGAGGCGCTGAACGGCGTCGAGGACGGCGATCTCGAGGACAAGTACCGCTGGGAGCAGGGCTTCACGCTGCAGGCGTACATGACCAACGACTCGACGGAAGCGCGTGCCGCGTTCGTCGAGAAGCGCGATGCGCGTTTCGATGCGCAGGCAACCGCCGAGGAGGCACGCGCATGAACCTGACCTATACGCCGCAGCAACAGGCGTTCCGCGCGGAGATCCGCGCATGGCTCGCGGCGCACGTGCCGCGCGAGCGCTTGCCGAGCTTCGACACCGAGGAAGGCTTCGCCGCGCACCGCGAATGGGAGCGCACGTTGCACTCCGGCCGCTGGAGCATGGTCACGTGGCCGCGCGAACTCGGCGGCCGCGGCTGCGACCTGATCGAGTGGCTGATCTTCGAGGAAGAGTACTGGCGTGCCGACGCGCCGATGCGCGTGAACCAGAACGGCATCTTCCTGCTCGGCCCGACGCTGATGGATTTCGGTACGGCCGAGCAGAAGGCGCGCTTCCTGCCCGCGATGGCGGCCGGCGAGCACGTGTGGGCGCAGGGCTGGTCGGAGCCGAACGCGGGCTCGGACATGGCCGCGATCCGCACGACGGCCGCCCGCATCGGCGACGAATACGTGCTGAACGGCCAGAAGATCTGGTCGACGCGCGCGGTGTGGGCCGACTGGTTGTTCGGCCTGTTCCGCAGCGATCCCGAATCGTCGCGTCACCACGGGCTCACGTTCCTGATGGTGCCGCTGTCCGCGCCGGGCATCACGGTGCGGCCGATCCGCCAGCTGAACGGGCAGACCGGCTTCGCGGAAATCTTCTTCGACGATGTGCGTGTGCCGGTAGAGAACCGGCTGGCAGCGGAAGGCGCGGGCTGGCAGGTCGCGATGGCGACGGCCGGGTTCGAGCGCGGGCTGATGCTGCGTTCGCCGGCACGCTTCCAGCGCACTGCACAGGCGCTGCGCGACCTGTATCTCGCGCACCGTGACAGCGCCGACCGCGATCCGACGCTGCGCGAGCGCGTGGTGCAGGCGTGGATGGATGCGCAGGCCTATGCGCTGTCGACCTACGCGACCGCGAGCCGGCTGCTGAAGGGCGGCCATATCGGCGCGGAATCGAGCACCAACAAGGTGTTCTGGTCGGAACTCGATTTGCGCATGCACCAGACCGCGCTCGACATCCTCGGCGCGCACGGCGAGATCGTCCCACAGACGGCCGCGCAGCACGCGACGCTCGGCCACTGGCTCGACGGCTTCCTGTTCGCACAGGCCGGCACGATCTACGCGGGCACCAACGAGATCCAGCGCAACATCGTCGCCGAACGGATGCTCGGCATGCCGCGTGCGTAAGCGCGCCGGCGCCACTCTTACAGAACGGACATCGTATGGATTTCGTATTCGATGAAGACCAGGAAGCGCTCGCGGACAGCGTGAAGCGCCTGCTGATGACCGAGATGACGCCCGAGCTGATCCGCGAGCTGTGGGCCACGCCGACTGGGCGCTCGGACGACCTGTGGGCGCTGTTCGCGTCGCAGGGGTTGACCGCCGTGTCGGTGCCCGAGGCGCACGGCGGCCTCGGCCTGACCGAAGCGGAATGGGCGCTGCTCGCGCAGGCCTACGGCTATTTCGGCAGCCCCGAGCCGCTGCTCGATACGGCGCTCGTATCGGCCGGCGTACTCGCGCGGCTGCCGGCGAGCGACTGGCGCGACGCATTGCTGCGCGACATCGCCGAAGGGCGCGCGCGCGTCGCGCTCGTGCATCCGGTGAATCCGTATGCGGCCGACGTGCATGTCGCGCAGACGCTGCTGTGCGAGCACCGCGGCGAGCTGCACCGCGTCGATCCGGCGCAATGCGCATGGCGTGCGGTTGACAGCGTCGACCCGTCGCGGCGGCTGTTCACGCTCGACTGGGAACCGTCGGCGGCCACGCGCATCGCGAGCGCCGACGCGGCCGCACCGCTGCTGAATCGTGCGCTCGACCACGGCGCGTTCGCGGTCGCCGCGCAACTGCTCGGCCTCACGCAGCGCGTGCTCGACGTCGCGATCGACTACAGCGCGCAGCGCAAGCAGTTCGGCAAGGCGATCGGTTCGTACCAGGCGCTCAAGCACCTGCTCGCCGATGTCGCGATCCGCTACGAGTTCGCGCGGCCGGTGGTGGCGCGCGCCGCGCAGGCGATCGCCGACGATCACCCGCAGCGCGCGGTGTTCGTGTCGCACGCGAAGCTCGCGGCGACGTCGGCCGCGCAACTGGCCGCACGCCACTCGATGCAGGTGCACGGCGCGATCGGCTACACGTGGGAGCTCGACCTGCAGATCTTCATGAAACGCATCTGGGCGCTGTCCGGCAGCTGGGGCGACAGCGCGTTCCACAAGGCCCGCGTGGCCGACGCGATCCTCGGCGACGCGTTGCCGATCGGCCCCGCGCAGACCTTCGACCTCGAGGAATTGAACTGATGAGACAAGCCTATATCGTCGACGCGCTGCGCACGCCGACCGGCCGCCGCAAGGGCGGGCTCGCGCACGTGCACGCGGCGGACCTCGGCGGCTTCGTGCTGAAGACGCTGGTCGAGCGCAACGCGATTCCCGCCGATGAATACGACGACGTGGTGTTCGGCTGCGTCGACACGATCGGCCCGCTCGCGGGCAACATCGCGCGCACCTGCTGGCTCGCGGCCGGGCTGCCGCTGCAGGTGCCGGGCGTGACGGTCGATCGCCAGTGCGGCTCGTCGCAGCAGGCCGTGCACTTCGCCGCGCAGGCGGTGATGAGCGGCGTGCAGGATGTGGTGGTGGCCGGCGGCGTGCAAACGATGACGCAGATCCCGATCTCGTCCGCGATGACCTGCGCCGCGCCGCTCGGCTTCAACGACCCGTTCTCGGGCAGCACCGGCTGGCGCGCGCGCTTCGGCGATGCGCCGGTGTCGCAGTTCGTCGCCGCGCAGCGGATCGCCGATCACTGGAACCTGTCGCGCGACGCGATGGAGCGCTATGCGCTGGAGAGCCACCGCCGCGCGGTTGCGGCGATCGAGGCCGGGCATTTCAAGCGGGAAATCGTGCCGCTCGAAGGCGTGATGCACGACGAGACGCCACGCCCCGATACGTCGCTGGAAAAGATGGCGACGCTCGAGCCGCTGACGCCGGGCGGCTCGCTGACGGCGGCCGTCGCGAGCCAGACGTGCGACGCGGCGGCGGCGCTGCTGATCGTGTCGGAGGAGGCGTTGAAGCGCTACGGCCTCACGCCGCGTGCACGCATCCATCACCTGAGCGTGCTCGGCGACGATCCGCTGTGGATGCTCACCGCGCCGATTCCCGCGACGAAGGCGGCGCTGAAGAAGAGTGGCCTCGACTGGTCTCGGATCGACGTCGTCGAGATGAACGAGGCATTCGCGTCGGTCGCGCAGGCCTGGCTCGCCGATACGCGTTTCCCGCACGAAAAGACCAACCCGAACGGCGGCGGGATCGCGCTCGGCCATCCGCTCGGCGCGACCGGCGCACGGCTGATGACGACGCTGCTGCACGAACTGGAACGCACGGGCGGCCGCTACGGGCTGCAGACGATGTGCGAAGGCGGCGGCCTCGCGAACGTCACGATCATCGAGCGCCTGTGAGCGCGCCACCTTCACGATCCACGAGGCACAAGCATGGGAATCTGTAACGGACGCACCGTCATCATCACCGGCGCGGGTGGCGGGCTCGGGCGCGAATACGCGCTGGCGTTCGCGGCCGAAGGCGCGGCGGTCGTCGTCAACGACATCCGGCACGATGCCGCGCAAGCGGTCGTCGACGAGATCGCCAGTCGAGGTAAAACCGGCGGCGGCCGCGCGCTCGCGAATGCGGACGACATCACGCAGGTCGACACCGCTCAGCGGATCGTCGATGCAGCGCGCGAAGCATTCGGCGACGTGCACGTGCTCGTCAACAACGCGGGCATCTGCCGCGACAAGATGTTCACGAGCATGACCGAAACCGACTGGGACGACGTGATGCGCGTGCACCTGCGCGGCCACTTCTGCCTGTCGAGCGTGCTGGCGCGTGTGTGGCGCGATGCGGCGAAGGCCGGCAATCCGGTCGACGCGCGGATCGTCAACACGAGTTCGGGCGCCGGGCTGCAAGGCTCGATCGGCCAGTCGAACTACGGCGCGGCGAAGGCCGGGATCGCCGCGCTCACGCTGATGCAGGCGGCCGAGCTGCAGCGCTACGGCGTGCGCGTGAACGCGCTGGCGCCGGCCGCGCGCACGTCGATGACCGAAGGCGTGTTCGCCGACATGATGAAGAAGCCCGAGGACGGCGGCTTCGACTATTTCGATCCGGCCAACGTCGCGCCGCTGGTCGTGTGGCTCGGCAGCGCGCTGTCGGCCGACGTGACGGGCCAGGTGTTCGAGGTCGCGGGCGGGATGATCGCGGTCGCGGAAGGCTGGCGCACCGGCCCGAGCGTCGATCGCGGCGCGCGCTGGGAAGCGGCCGAGGTCGGCCCGGCGGTGGCACAGCTGCTCGCCGCTGCGCGTCCCGCGCAGCGCGTGTACGGGAGTTGAGCGATGGATCTGGCGCTCACCGACGAACAGGCGATGATCCGCGACGCGGCGGCCGACGTGCTCGTCGAACGCAGCGCGTCCGCCGACGTGCGCCGCGCGCTCGAGCAGTCGGCCGGCCGCGACGATGCGCTGTGGGCTGCGCTGTCCGGCGAACTCGGCTGGAATGCGCTCGCATTGCCCGAGGCGGCCGGCGGGCTGGGGCTTGGTGCGGTCGAACAGACCGTACTGATGGAACAGCTCGGCCGGCGCGTGGCGTGCGTGCCGTATTTTTCGACTGCATGCCTTGCGGCGACCGCGCTCGCTGGCTTCGCTGATACGCCGCTGGTAAGCGGCTGGCTCGCGAAGATCGCAGAAGGCGCGTGCAGCGCGACGCTCGCGCTGCCGGTCGACCTGCCGACCGTTTCGCGGTCGTTGCCGGTCGTCGCGGAAGAAGCGGCGGGCGGCTACGCGCTGTCCGGCACGCTCGAACAGGTGATCGACGGCGCGCGTGCCGACCTGTTGCTGGTGCCCGCGCGGATCGCGAACGAAGGGCAATCGATCGGCCTGTTCGCAATCGACGTCGCAACGGCATCCGGGCTCAAAGTCACGTCGCTCGACACGCTCGACGCGACACGGCCGATCGCGCGCGTGGTGTTCGACGAAGCCCGCATGAGCCGCGACGCGCTGCTCGCATGCGGCACGGCGGCAGCGCAGGTGCTGGAACGCACCGCCTGGTTCGCGGCACTCGCGCTCGCCGCCGAACAGCTCGGCGGTGCCCAGCAATGCCTCGACCTGACGCTCGACTACACGAGCCAGCGCGTGCAGTTCGGCCGTGCTATCGCATCGTTCCAGGCCGTCAAGCACCGCTGCGCACAGATGATGGTGCTGATCGAATCGGCGCGCTCGGCCGTGCTCGGTGCTGCACACGCGTGGGATGCCGAAACCGGCCGCACGCAGCCGAGCGACGCATTGCGTGCCGACATCGCCGCCGCGAAATCCGCCGCGAACGACGCGTATGCGTTCTGCGCACAGGAAGCGATCCAGCTGCACGGCGGCGTCGGCTTTACGTGGGAATACGACCCGCATCTCTATTTCAAGCGCGCACAGGCATCGGGTGCGCAGTTCGGCAGCACGCCGCAACTGCTCGAATGGATCGCGACCCATGCGATCGACGGCGGCGCATCGCATCGCGACCAAGCGTTCGCCCCCGCCACCGCGATGGCATCACGCCCATCGGCCGCACGCGCAGGAGCCCTGCAATGAACAGCGAAACGCGCGAACAGCAATTGCGGCACGAAGTGGCCGACTGGGTGCAGTCGCACCTGACCGGCGACTTCGCATGCCTGAAATACCGCGGCGGCCCCGGCGACGAGGAAGCGTGGCCCGAACTGCGCAAGGCGTGGGAACAGGAACTGGCGAAGGGCGGCTGGACCGGCCTCGGCTGGCCGACGGACGCCGGCGGGCGCGGCTTCTCGGTTGCCGAGCAGGTGATTTTCCATGAGGAATACGCACGCGCGGGCGGCCCCGGGCGGATGGGGCACATCGGCGAAGGGCTGCTTGGGCCGACGCTCGTCGCGTGCGGCACCGACGACCAGCGCGCGCGCTTCCTGCCCGGCATCCTGGCCGGCACGCAGTTCTGGTGCCAAGGGTATTCGGAGCCCGGCGCGGGTTCCGACCTCGCCAATGTGCGCACGCGTGCCGAACAGGACGCGGACGGTACGTGGCGCGTGTACGGACAGAAGGTCTGGACGTCGCTCGCGCACGATTCCGACTGGATCTTCGTGCTCGCGCGCACCGATCCCGCGTCGAAGGGCAACAAGGGGCTGTCGTTCCTGCTGATGCCGCTCGACCAGCCGGGCATCGAGATCCGGCCGATCAAACAGCTCAACGGCGGCGCGGAATTCAACGAAGTGTTCTTCGACGGCGCGCGCGCTCAAGCCCGCGACCTCGTCGGCGCACCCGGCGACGGCTGGCGGATCGCGATGACGCTGCTCGGATTCGAGCGCGGGATGTCGACGCTCGGCCAGCAGATGCAGTTCGTCCGCGAGCTCGAATGGGTGATCGACGCCGCGCGCGAATCGGGCGCGGACCGCGACCCGGTGCTGCGCCAGCGGATCGGTCGCGCGTGGGCCGGGCTGCGCGTGATGCGCTGCAACGCGCTGCGGATGCTGTCCGGTGCGGACGACATCGATGCCGGCGCCGGTACGCCGCTGCGCCGCGAGGCGCTGATCTACAAGTATTTCTGGTCGAACTGGCACCGCGACCTCGGCCAGCTCGCGATGGACGCACTGGGGTCGCGCGCGAACGTGATCGACCCGGCCGACGAAAAACTCACCCATCTGCAGCGCGTGTTCCTGTTCTCCCGTGCGGACACGATCTACGCGGGCACCAACGAAATCCAGCTCAACATCATGGCCGAGCGCGGGCTCGGCATGCCCAGGGAAGCCAGAGGAACAGCATGACCGAACCCCAGATCCAGAAAGCGCCGGCCTATGTGCCGGGCCATCAGCTGCTCGCCGGCAAATCGGTGCTGATCACGGCGGCCGCCGGCGCCGGCATCGGCTTCGCGGCCGCGCGCCGTTGTGCGGAAGAAGGCTGCCGTGCGCTGTTCATCTCCGACATCCACGAAAAGCGCCTCGAACAGGCGGTCGAGACGCTGCGCGCGGAAACGGGGCTGCAACAGGTCTACGGCCGCCTGTGCAACGTCGCGGTGGAGGCCGACGTGCAGGCGCTGGTCTCGCAAGCGCAGGACAAGCTCGACGGCGTCGACGTGCTGATCAACAACGCCGGGCTCGGCGGTTCGACCCGCATCGTCGATATGGACGATGCCGAATGGTCGCGCGTGATCGACATTAGCCTGACCGGGACGTTCCGGATGACGCGCGCGATGTTGCCGCACATGCAGGCCCGAGGCCGCGGCGCGATCGTCAACAACGCATCGGTGCTCGGCTGGCGCGCGCAGGCGGAACAGGCGCACTACGCGGCGGCGAAAGCGGGCGTGATGGCGCTCACGCGCTGCGCGGCGCTCGAGGCGTCGCCGTACGGCGTGCGCATCAACGCGGTCGCGCCGAGCATCGCGATGCACGATTTTCTGAAGAAGTCGGCTCCGGCCGACCTGCTGAATCAACTGGCGTCGCGCGAAGCCTTCGGGCGCGCCGCCGAAGTCTGGGAGGTCGCGAACGTGATGGTGTTCCTTGCAAGCGATTACGCGTCGTACATGACCGGCGAAGTGCTGTCGGTCAGCAGCCAGCACGCATGATGAGCACGACCCTCGACCCCGTGCGCGCGACGCCCCGCGTGTTCGCGCATCCCGGCGAACTGGCAGAGGCCGTCGGCGACACGCTCGGCGCAAGCGCATGGCTCGCGATCGACCAGCTCCGCATCGACGGTTTCGCCGACGCGACGGGCGACCACCAGTGGGTGCACGTCGATCCGGTGCGCGCGAAAGACGGCCCGTTCGGCGCATGCATCGCGCATGGGTACCTGACGTTGTCGCTCGTCAATGACTTCCTGCCGCAGATCGTGCGGATCGACGGCGCGCGGCTCGGCGTCAACTACGGCTGCGACAGGATCCGTTTCCCGGCGCCGGTGAAGGTCGGTGCGCGCGTGCGCGGCGTCGGCGAGCTGCTGCGCGTCGAGCCGCTCGAAGGCGGCGTGCAGGCCTGGATTCGCGTGACCGTCGAGATCGAAGGCGAAGCGAAGCCCGGCTGCGTGGCCGACACGATCAGCCGCTACTACTTCTAGTTCCAGAGAGCAGACACATGGAAGACGCAGTCATCGTTTCCGTTGCACGCACGCCGATCGGCAAGGCGTTTCGCGGCATGTTCAACGACACCGAGGCGCCCGCGCTGGGCGGCCACGTCGTGCGCACCGCGCTCGAACGCGCGGGTGTCGCGCCGGCCGACGTCGACGACGTGCTGATCGGCTGCGCCGCGCAGCAGGGCACGCAGGGCTACAACATCGGCCGCCTGTCGGCCGCGGCGGCCGGGCTGCCGGCGTCGGTGCCCGGCATGGCGATCGACCGCATGTGCTCGTCGGGCCTGATGTCGATCGCGAGCGCCGCGCGCAGCATCGGCGCGGGCGACGCACGGATCGTCGTCGCAGGCGGCGTCGAGTCGATCTCGCTCACGCAGAACAAGCACAAGAACGCGTATCGCGCGCGCTCGCAGGCCGTGCTCGACCACCAGCCGGCGGCCTACATGGCGATGATGGAAACGGCCGAGATCGTGTCGCGCCGCTACGGAATCTCGCGCGCCGCACAGGATGAGTTCGCGCTGCAGAGTCACCAGCGCACGGCCGACGCCCAGGCGGCCGGCCGCTTCGACGCGGAAATCGCGCCGCTCGACGTGCGGCGCGCGCTGTTCGACAAGGAAGGCAACCCGGCCGGCTTCGAGGACGTAAACGCCGCGCGCGACGAAGGCGTGCGTGCCGACACGACGGCCGAGCGGCTCGCGGGGCTGAAGCCGTCATGGAGCGGCGGCAAGGTCGTCGAGCAGGGCGAATTCGTGACGGCCGGCAATGCGTCGCAACTGTCGGATGGCGCGGCGGCCGTCGTCGTGATGTCGCGCAGTGAGGCGGTGCGCCGTGGGTTGACGCCGCTCGGCGCATTCCGCGGCCTCGCGGTGGCCGGCTGCGAGCCCGACGAGATGGGCATCGGCCCGGTGTTCGCGATTCCGAAGCTGCTGGCGCGCTTCGGGATGACCGTCGGCGACATCGGGCTGTGGGAGCTGAACGAGGCATTCGCGTGCCAGGCGCTGTATTGCCGCGACACGCTCGGCATTCCCGACGACCGGCTGAACGTCGATGGCGGCGCGATCGCGCTCGGCCATCCGTTCGGGATGTCGGGTACGCGGATGACGATGCACGCGCTGCTCGAAGGCGCGCGGC
Coding sequences within:
- a CDS encoding MaoC family dehydratase; the protein is MSTTLDPVRATPRVFAHPGELAEAVGDTLGASAWLAIDQLRIDGFADATGDHQWVHVDPVRAKDGPFGACIAHGYLTLSLVNDFLPQIVRIDGARLGVNYGCDRIRFPAPVKVGARVRGVGELLRVEPLEGGVQAWIRVTVEIEGEAKPGCVADTISRYYF
- a CDS encoding acyl-CoA dehydrogenase family protein, which encodes MNLTYTPQQQAFRAEIRAWLAAHVPRERLPSFDTEEGFAAHREWERTLHSGRWSMVTWPRELGGRGCDLIEWLIFEEEYWRADAPMRVNQNGIFLLGPTLMDFGTAEQKARFLPAMAAGEHVWAQGWSEPNAGSDMAAIRTTAARIGDEYVLNGQKIWSTRAVWADWLFGLFRSDPESSRHHGLTFLMVPLSAPGITVRPIRQLNGQTGFAEIFFDDVRVPVENRLAAEGAGWQVAMATAGFERGLMLRSPARFQRTAQALRDLYLAHRDSADRDPTLRERVVQAWMDAQAYALSTYATASRLLKGGHIGAESSTNKVFWSELDLRMHQTALDILGAHGEIVPQTAAQHATLGHWLDGFLFAQAGTIYAGTNEIQRNIVAERMLGMPRA
- a CDS encoding NAD(P)H-dependent flavin oxidoreductase, which translates into the protein MSTTLHTPLCDLLGCRYPIVQTAMGWVADARLVAATGNAGGFGFLAGATLEPDQVEAEILKVKSLTDQPFGINFHMFQKNAQQVVELAIKHRLRAVSYGRGPDAKTIRRFKDAGIVCMPTVGAPKHAAKAVELGADIVTVQGAEGGGHTGSVPTTLLLPKVLDAVRVPVVAAGGFFDGRGLAAALAYGAAGIAMGTRFLMSAESPVPRETLERYVAVGDPARIRVSDALDGLPQRMIDNPYLMKLERFGPLRRTWFALKTAEAWRRQNGLSTGDMLGLALKALRSHDYTASQTLMAANAPFLIQRAIVEGRPDEGVLPSGQAAAMIGAIESCDALIARIVADAGERLDALAALRGAPAARAA
- a CDS encoding acyl-CoA dehydrogenase family protein — encoded protein: MNSETREQQLRHEVADWVQSHLTGDFACLKYRGGPGDEEAWPELRKAWEQELAKGGWTGLGWPTDAGGRGFSVAEQVIFHEEYARAGGPGRMGHIGEGLLGPTLVACGTDDQRARFLPGILAGTQFWCQGYSEPGAGSDLANVRTRAEQDADGTWRVYGQKVWTSLAHDSDWIFVLARTDPASKGNKGLSFLLMPLDQPGIEIRPIKQLNGGAEFNEVFFDGARAQARDLVGAPGDGWRIAMTLLGFERGMSTLGQQMQFVRELEWVIDAARESGADRDPVLRQRIGRAWAGLRVMRCNALRMLSGADDIDAGAGTPLRREALIYKYFWSNWHRDLGQLAMDALGSRANVIDPADEKLTHLQRVFLFSRADTIYAGTNEIQLNIMAERGLGMPREARGTA
- a CDS encoding SDR family oxidoreductase; the protein is MTEPQIQKAPAYVPGHQLLAGKSVLITAAAGAGIGFAAARRCAEEGCRALFISDIHEKRLEQAVETLRAETGLQQVYGRLCNVAVEADVQALVSQAQDKLDGVDVLINNAGLGGSTRIVDMDDAEWSRVIDISLTGTFRMTRAMLPHMQARGRGAIVNNASVLGWRAQAEQAHYAAAKAGVMALTRCAALEASPYGVRINAVAPSIAMHDFLKKSAPADLLNQLASREAFGRAAEVWEVANVMVFLASDYASYMTGEVLSVSSQHA
- a CDS encoding enoyl-CoA hydratase family protein; its protein translation is MTASNQPAGATPFRIDRADGIAELVIAHPPVNALDAQGWLALSRALDALGADDDVRVIIVRGEGRGFCAGVDIKELAAHPERIVAVNAGNYETFRAVHRNPKPVIAAVHGFVLGGGIGICGAADIVVAADCARFGVPEIDRGAMGGGAHLQRLFGVQKVRAMYFTGDMIDAAEAYRLGAVEQVVTRDALRDAALAIARKIATKSPAMVRLAKEALNGVEDGDLEDKYRWEQGFTLQAYMTNDSTEARAAFVEKRDARFDAQATAEEARA
- a CDS encoding acetyl-CoA C-acetyltransferase, coding for MRQAYIVDALRTPTGRRKGGLAHVHAADLGGFVLKTLVERNAIPADEYDDVVFGCVDTIGPLAGNIARTCWLAAGLPLQVPGVTVDRQCGSSQQAVHFAAQAVMSGVQDVVVAGGVQTMTQIPISSAMTCAAPLGFNDPFSGSTGWRARFGDAPVSQFVAAQRIADHWNLSRDAMERYALESHRRAVAAIEAGHFKREIVPLEGVMHDETPRPDTSLEKMATLEPLTPGGSLTAAVASQTCDAAAALLIVSEEALKRYGLTPRARIHHLSVLGDDPLWMLTAPIPATKAALKKSGLDWSRIDVVEMNEAFASVAQAWLADTRFPHEKTNPNGGGIALGHPLGATGARLMTTLLHELERTGGRYGLQTMCEGGGLANVTIIERL
- a CDS encoding acetyl-CoA C-acyltransferase, with product MEDAVIVSVARTPIGKAFRGMFNDTEAPALGGHVVRTALERAGVAPADVDDVLIGCAAQQGTQGYNIGRLSAAAAGLPASVPGMAIDRMCSSGLMSIASAARSIGAGDARIVVAGGVESISLTQNKHKNAYRARSQAVLDHQPAAYMAMMETAEIVSRRYGISRAAQDEFALQSHQRTADAQAAGRFDAEIAPLDVRRALFDKEGNPAGFEDVNAARDEGVRADTTAERLAGLKPSWSGGKVVEQGEFVTAGNASQLSDGAAAVVVMSRSEAVRRGLTPLGAFRGLAVAGCEPDEMGIGPVFAIPKLLARFGMTVGDIGLWELNEAFACQALYCRDTLGIPDDRLNVDGGAIALGHPFGMSGTRMTMHALLEGARRGVRHAVVTMCIGGGMGAAALFEVGA
- a CDS encoding acyl-CoA dehydrogenase family protein, encoding MDLALTDEQAMIRDAAADVLVERSASADVRRALEQSAGRDDALWAALSGELGWNALALPEAAGGLGLGAVEQTVLMEQLGRRVACVPYFSTACLAATALAGFADTPLVSGWLAKIAEGACSATLALPVDLPTVSRSLPVVAEEAAGGYALSGTLEQVIDGARADLLLVPARIANEGQSIGLFAIDVATASGLKVTSLDTLDATRPIARVVFDEARMSRDALLACGTAAAQVLERTAWFAALALAAEQLGGAQQCLDLTLDYTSQRVQFGRAIASFQAVKHRCAQMMVLIESARSAVLGAAHAWDAETGRTQPSDALRADIAAAKSAANDAYAFCAQEAIQLHGGVGFTWEYDPHLYFKRAQASGAQFGSTPQLLEWIATHAIDGGASHRDQAFAPATAMASRPSAARAGALQ
- a CDS encoding SDR family oxidoreductase, with the translated sequence MGICNGRTVIITGAGGGLGREYALAFAAEGAAVVVNDIRHDAAQAVVDEIASRGKTGGGRALANADDITQVDTAQRIVDAAREAFGDVHVLVNNAGICRDKMFTSMTETDWDDVMRVHLRGHFCLSSVLARVWRDAAKAGNPVDARIVNTSSGAGLQGSIGQSNYGAAKAGIAALTLMQAAELQRYGVRVNALAPAARTSMTEGVFADMMKKPEDGGFDYFDPANVAPLVVWLGSALSADVTGQVFEVAGGMIAVAEGWRTGPSVDRGARWEAAEVGPAVAQLLAAARPAQRVYGS
- a CDS encoding acyl-CoA dehydrogenase family protein; translated protein: MDFVFDEDQEALADSVKRLLMTEMTPELIRELWATPTGRSDDLWALFASQGLTAVSVPEAHGGLGLTEAEWALLAQAYGYFGSPEPLLDTALVSAGVLARLPASDWRDALLRDIAEGRARVALVHPVNPYAADVHVAQTLLCEHRGELHRVDPAQCAWRAVDSVDPSRRLFTLDWEPSAATRIASADAAAPLLNRALDHGAFAVAAQLLGLTQRVLDVAIDYSAQRKQFGKAIGSYQALKHLLADVAIRYEFARPVVARAAQAIADDHPQRAVFVSHAKLAATSAAQLAARHSMQVHGAIGYTWELDLQIFMKRIWALSGSWGDSAFHKARVADAILGDALPIGPAQTFDLEELN